GAAGATCTTGCCGGTGGCGATGGTGCGGGCCTGGCGGGCGGCGCGGAATTCCGGCGTCGGGTTGCGCCCGGCGATCAGGAAATTGGCAATTTCCTCCGGTGCACCGGCGAGCAGCGGCACCGGCGGTTCGTGCGATAGGCCGCCGGTGCCGAGGATCAGCACGCGCTTGTCGAGTTTGGCAATGAACTTGCCGACCGCTTCGCCGAGCTTGCGCACCCGGCGGTAAGGACCGAACGGCGGCGCCACCGAATTGATGATGATGGGAATCACCGGGTAGCGCGTCAGGCTGCCGGTCATTTCTTCCAGCGTCTGCGTACAGCCGTGGTCGACCTGCAGGCGGTGCGAGATGGCGATATCGACATCGCTGTCGAGAATGAACTTGGCCATTTCCAGGGCCAGATCCTTGTCGACCGACAGCGGTCCGAGCTGGGTCTGGTAATCGCCGACCGAGTCGGCCGCCGTGGCGATCACGAACGGCGGCATCAGATCGTAGAACAGGCCGTTGTAGTGATCCGGCGCGAAGACGACAATCAGCTCCGGGTCGAAGGCTTCGACTTCGGCGCGCGCCTTGGCGAGAATCTCATCAACCTCGCGGACGACATCGGCGCCGGGGTCGTTGAGGCCGCGTAACGGCGTGTGCGACAGGCATTTCAACTTGATGCTCATGCATGCTCCTTGCTGACTTCAGGCAAGCCGCTCCCGTCGGGAGGGCTTGCCTTCCCGCGTGTTACGGCCAGATTGTGGGTAGGGAAATAAGCTCGACCGGCAGAACTAGCGGTCTTGCGCCGGCGCCTGGCCGGTATCCATGTCGCGATTGATCATTCTTGTCTCCAGCTTGTTTTATTTGGTGAGGCCATTCTAGGGAGACGCAAGCGCCGAAGAAAATTTATCTCCGGATTGTGCACAATATGCACAACATTGTTTTTACAATGACTTTTATTTGAAAATGGAACAAAAATGCGACCATCAAGCGGTGCAAGCTATCGCCATGTCCAGGGTTTGAGCCGCGGCCTGGCCATTCTGCATGCGATCAACCTGTCGGCCGACGGCTGGGCCAGCATCGCCGAGCTGAGCGCCAAGACCGGCCTGCACCGCACCACCGTGCGCCGTCTGCTCGAAACCCTGCAGGCCGAAGGCTATGTCCGGCGCAGCGCCTCCGACGACAGCTACCGCCTGAACCAGAAGATCCGCCAGCTCAGCGACGGCTTTACCGACGACGAATGGATTTCCGAAATCGCCAACCCGGTGCTCGGCGAATTGCTGCAAAAAGTGGTCTGGCCTTCCGACCTGTGCACCCTCGACGGCGACAACATGCTGGTCCGTGAAACAACGCACCGCTTCAGCCCGCTCTCCTTCCACCGCGCGATGATCCGCCAGCGCATGCCCGTTCTATTCACCTCGGCCGGGCGCGCCTACCTCGCCTTCTGCGGCGAAGAGGAAAGGCGCGAAGTGCTGCATCTGCTGGTCGCCGGCAATGACGAACAGGCCAATTTCGCGCGCAACCGCGTGCTCGTCGAACAATTGCTGGAAAAAGTCCGCCGCCAGGGCTACGCCGCCAACGAAGGCGAATGGGGGCAGCAGAGCAAGATCGCGGCGATCGCCATGCCGGTCCGCCACAAGGGGCAAGTGCTGGCCAGCATCAACGTGGTCTTTCTGAAAAAGGCG
The DNA window shown above is from Quatrionicoccus australiensis and carries:
- a CDS encoding 3-carboxyethylcatechol 2,3-dioxygenase; its protein translation is MSIKLKCLSHTPLRGLNDPGADVVREVDEILAKARAEVEAFDPELIVVFAPDHYNGLFYDLMPPFVIATAADSVGDYQTQLGPLSVDKDLALEMAKFILDSDVDIAISHRLQVDHGCTQTLEEMTGSLTRYPVIPIIINSVAPPFGPYRRVRKLGEAVGKFIAKLDKRVLILGTGGLSHEPPVPLLAGAPEEIANFLIAGRNPTPEFRAARQARTIATGKIFGTPDCELTPLNADWDLAFMQLLQDGRLAEIDDFSIEEISRAAGRSTHEIRTWVAAFAALAAAGSYTARQDYYRPINEWIAGYGVLSAEQA
- a CDS encoding DNA-binding transcriptional regulator; the encoded protein is MRPSSGASYRHVQGLSRGLAILHAINLSADGWASIAELSAKTGLHRTTVRRLLETLQAEGYVRRSASDDSYRLNQKIRQLSDGFTDDEWISEIANPVLGELLQKVVWPSDLCTLDGDNMLVRETTHRFSPLSFHRAMIRQRMPVLFTSAGRAYLAFCGEEERREVLHLLVAGNDEQANFARNRVLVEQLLEKVRRQGYAANEGEWGQQSKIAAIAMPVRHKGQVLASINVVFLKKAMPVTEAAARYLEPLTAAVRKIESRLEERDTGKIVLPEPLPGARNISE